Proteins encoded together in one Lathyrus oleraceus cultivar Zhongwan6 chromosome 5, CAAS_Psat_ZW6_1.0, whole genome shotgun sequence window:
- the LOC127087940 gene encoding NADH dehydrogenase [ubiquinone] iron-sulfur protein 7, mitochondrial: protein MAFLSRTSSRFSHLASPQRVVSLHTTLPSLSTTSPTPYAPPPPPSASSPAGLSKTGEYVISKVDDLLNWARRGSLWPMTFGLACCAVEMMHTGAARYDLDRFGIIFRPSPRQSDCMIVAGTLTNKMAPALRKVYDQMPEPRWVISMGSCANGGGYYHYSYSVVRGCDRIVPVDIYVPGCPPTAEALLYGLLQLQKKINRRKDFLHWWSQ, encoded by the exons ATGGCTTTTCTATCTCGAACATCCTCGCGATTTTCTCACCTTGCATCACCACAACGTGTAGTTTCTCTCCACACAACCCTACCTTCGCTATCTACAACCTCGCCTACACCTTATGCTCCACCGCCTCCCCCATCGGCTTCCTCTCCCGCCGGCCTCTCAAAGACGGGGGAGTACGTGATCTCAAAGGTTGATGATCTCTTGAATTGGGCTCGCCGTGGTTCCCTCTGGCCAATGACATTTGGGCTCGCTTGTTGTGCTGTTGAAATGATGCATACCGGTGCTGCTCGTTACGATCTGGATCGGTTTGGGATCATTTTCAGACCTAGCCCTCGTCAATCTGATTGTATGATTGTTGCTGGTACTCTTACCAACAAAATGGCACCCGCTCTTCGCAA GGTTTATGATCAAATGCCGGAGCCTAGATGGGTTATCTCCATGGGAAGTTGTGCTAATGGAGGAGGATACTACCACTACTCTTACTCTGTTGTTCGGGGATGTGACAGGATAGTTCCCGTTGATATTTATGTTCCAGGCTGCCCTCCAACTGCTGAGGCTTTACTGTATGGACTCCTCCAACTTCAGAAGAAGATCAATAGGCGCAAGGACTTCCTCCATTGGTGGTCACAGTGA
- the LOC127079008 gene encoding NADH dehydrogenase [ubiquinone] iron-sulfur protein 7, mitochondrial, with protein sequence MAFLTRTSSRFSSPHASPLRVDSLHTTLRSLSTTSPTPYAPPPPPSASSPAGLSKTAEYVISKVDDLMNWARRGSLWPMTFGLACCAVEMMHTSSARYDLDRFGIIYRPSPRQSDCMIVAGTLTNKMAPPLRKKELENARTLRIMSALFRVCTRQVKNPKCKEGFLEFGREIRF encoded by the exons ATGGCTTTTCTAACTCGAACATCCTCCCGATTTTCTTCTCCCCATGCATCACCACTACGTGTAGATTCTCTCCATACAACCCTACGTTCTCTATCCACAACCTCGCCTACACCTTATGCTCCACCGCCTCCTCCATCGGCTTCCTCCCCCGCCGGCCTCTCAAAGACGGCGGAGTACGTGATCTCAAAGGTTGATGATCTCATGAACTGGGCTCGTCGCGGTTCCCTTTGGCCTATGACATTTGGCCTCGCTTGTTGTGCTGTTGAAATGATGCATACTAGTTCCGCTCGTTACGATCTGGATCGATTTGGTATCATTTACAGACCTAGCCCTCGACAATCTGATTGCATGATTGTTGCCGGTACTCTTACCAACAAGATGGCACCCCCTCTTCGCAA GAAAG agttggaaaatgcaagaacacTCAGGATAATGTCAGCCTTATTTCGAGTCTGCACAAGACAAGTGAAGAACCCGAAATGCAAGGAAGGTTTTCTGGAATTTGGAAGAGAAATTCGTTTTTAg